The sequence below is a genomic window from Lycium ferocissimum isolate CSIRO_LF1 chromosome 9, AGI_CSIRO_Lferr_CH_V1, whole genome shotgun sequence.
CTTGGGAAGGTCAGATGCAACCTTGCACTGAACAGCAACACGCACAACTGGTGAGACAGAAAACTTCATCGCCTTGATTGGGTGAGCATCAACTTCCTTTTCATTGGTCAATGTTGCATTCTTGGTAATATATTGATCTAAACCAACCATGGCAACAGTGTTACCACAGGGAACATCCTCAACAGTTTCTTGCCTCTTACCCATCCAAATAACAGTTCTCTgaatatttttaacatataaaTCCTTCTTTTCACCAGGAACAAAGTTAGGTCCCATGATTCTAACCTTCTGACCAGTACAAACTTTCCCGGCAAATACACGACCAAAAGCAAAGAATCTACCCTTGTCAGATGCTGGAATCATCTTGGATACATAAAGCATAAGCGGCCCTTCTGGGTCACAGTTCCTGATGGCATTGGCATATTGATCATCAAGGGGTCCCTCATACAGATTTTCCACACGGTATTTTTGAGCTGTGGAAGGGGATGGAAGATGGTATATCATCATTTCCAGTAGAGCAGTACTAGCAGGAAGCCAGGTCTGCATCACACGCTTCATCAGTGGCTTGCCCATCAAATCTTTCTCATCAGATTTCATGGTTACACCAAGCTTAGTCAACATTGGCCAGAGCTTATCTTTCTGATCATTCATGCAAGTGTTAATAATCTGCTTGATTGGTTCATAGCAGAATTGAACAAACCCACGCTTGCATGAAGGCGACCCGTTGTTTTTGGTTGTCCACTTTTTGGTGGCAGGGTCAAAAAAGTTCTCGCCCCAGAGCCTTTCCATCATCTTAGACTCGTCAACTCCGAATTTGGAAGCATACATCTTGGCAAAATTGGTGAGAGTGAAAGCCCACCCATGCAATCCAGCAGAGAAAGCAACAGTCCCTTTCTCAGGATAAACCTGGACATCACCGAGAAGGGGATCCTCATATGTAGCCATAATAACATTAGCATTCTCAATAACTCTTTGGAACGTCTGATAAGCCTCCTCTCCATCAACCTGAAGCTCAAGGAAACACCTGTCCATCTTGTTAACTGTCAAGACAGGACGAATCCTTTCACCAAGGGCTTGACGGAGCACAGTCTCTGTCTGGACACAGACACCTTCCACACAATCGACCACAACAAGGGCACCATCAGTAATACGAAGAGCAGCAGTCACTTCAGACGAGAAGTCAACGTGCCCAGGTGAATCGATGAGATTGATGAGGTACTCGTTCCCCATTCTCTCTCCCTTGTAGTTCTTCAAGGATGCATCAGTCATCTCGTAGTAAAGTGAAATACCAGTGGACTTGATGGTGATACCACGTTCAGCCTCATCCGCACGTGTATCTGTCATTCTGACATCACCAGCAACTTCCTGAGCAATGATACCAGCAGCCGCAACCAGAG
It includes:
- the LOC132029610 gene encoding elongation factor 2, yielding MVKFTAEELRRIMDLKHNIRNMSVIAHVDHGKSTLTDSLVAAAGIIAQEVAGDVRMTDTRADEAERGITIKSTGISLYYEMTDASLKNYKGERMGNEYLINLIDSPGHVDFSSEVTAALRITDGALVVVDCVEGVCVQTETVLRQALGERIRPVLTVNKMDRCFLELQVDGEEAYQTFQRVIENANVIMATYEDPLLGDVQVYPEKGTVAFSAGLHGWAFTLTNFAKMYASKFGVDESKMMERLWGENFFDPATKKWTTKNNGSPSCKRGFVQFCYEPIKQIINTCMNDQKDKLWPMLTKLGVTMKSDEKDLMGKPLMKRVMQTWLPASTALLEMMIYHLPSPSTAQKYRVENLYEGPLDDQYANAIRNCDPEGPLMLYVSKMIPASDKGRFFAFGRVFAGKVCTGQKVRIMGPNFVPGEKKDLYVKNIQRTVIWMGKRQETVEDVPCGNTVAMVGLDQYITKNATLTNEKEVDAHPIKAMKFSVSPVVRVAVQCKVASDLPKLVEGLKRLAKSDPMVVCSIEESGEHIIAGAGELHLEICLKDLQDDFMGGAEIIKSDPVVSFRETVLEKSVRTVMSKSPNKHNRLYMEARPLEEGLAEAIDDGRIGPRDDPKIRSKILAEEFGWDKDLAKKIWCFGPETTGPNMVVDMCKGVQYLNEIKDSVVAGFQWASKEGALAEENMRGICFEVCDVVLHADAIHRGGGQVIPTARRVIYASQLTAKPRLLEPVYLVEIQAPEQALGGIYSVLNQKRGHVFEEMQRPGTPLYNIKAYLPVVESFGFSGTLRAATSGQAFPQCVFDHWDMMSSDPLEVGSQANQLVLDIRKRKGLKEQMTPLSEFEDKL